The segment TATTTTCAGGAGCTCTTATAACTGAAACAATTTTTGTTTGGCCAGGGATAGGAAGACTTAACTATGATGCAGTAGTATCAAGAGATTATCCTCTTATTATGGGGATAGCTATGTTAACTGCTATTCTTATAATATTTTCTAATTTCTTGTCTGATGTTTTATATTCTGTAATTGATCCAAGAATTCGATTACACAAGGATTAGTGAGGTAGATATATGAGATTTAAATATAGTAAAAAAATATTTTGGCAACTATTGGTCTTACAATTATTGTGCTTTTAATTGTAATTTCAATTTTAGCTCCATATATAACGAAATACAATCCTAATGCAAATGACCTTTATAATATGTACTCTCCGCCAAGTAAAGAACATATTTTAGGCACAGATGAAGTTGGTAGAGATGTATTTTCAAGACTTGTTTATGGTGGCAGGGTATCTCTACTTGTTGGATTTTCTGCAATGCTTGTGCAGCTGATTTTAGGAATTATTTTAGGCATGGTATCAGGGTATTTTGGAGGCTTTATAGATAAAATAATAATGATGGTTGTTGATATAATAATGTGCTTTCCTTTCTTTGTTGTGGCAATAACAATTGCTGCTATAGTAGGACCTAGTATTTGGAACCTAATATGTATTATTGGCTTTTTATCTTGGCCTGGAATTGCAAGAATAATTAGAGCTGAAATACTCTCTTTAAAGAAAAATGACTATATTATGGCGGCTAAGGCCATGGGATTAAATGATGGAGAAATTATAATCAATCATTTAATGCCAAATGTTATATCACCAATAATCGTGGCTGCCACTTTAGCTATTGCCGAGGCAATACTATCCGAAGCTGCTTTAAGTTTTTGGGTATGGGAGTTAGGCCTCCAATGCCAAGCTGGGGTAATATATTGTCCGCAGCTAAGAATGTAACTACGCTTCAAAGACAATGGTGGTTATGGATTCCAGCAGGGGTTATGGTTATTATTGTAGTTGTGTCTATAAATTTTGTAGGGGATGGAATTAGAGATTATTTAGATCCCATAAATAAAAGAAAGTAAGGTGTTATATAGTGAGCCTTTTAGAAGTAAATAATTTGTCAACTTCCTTTGATATAGAGGGTGAAAAATTTTTAGCTGTAAATGATATAAGTTTTAATTTAAAAGATGGAGAGATTTTAGGAATCATAGGAGAATCGGGAAGCGGAAAAAGCGTTACTGCCTTATCAGTTATGAATTTACTTCCTAAGTATAAGGCTAAAATTGAATCTGGAAGTATAATGTTTAAGGGAAAAGACCTTACAAAGTTAAAAGAAAAAGAATTATGTAAAATTCGAGGTGAAGATATAAGTATTATATTTCAAGAGCCCATGACAGCCCTAAATCCTATAGTAAC is part of the Haloimpatiens sp. FM7315 genome and harbors:
- a CDS encoding ABC transporter permease; the encoded protein is MATIGLTIIVLLIVISILAPYITKYNPNANDLYNMYSPPSKEHILGTDEVGRDVFSRLVYGGRVSLLVGFSAMLVQLILGIILGMVSGYFGGFIDKIIMMVVDIIMCFPFFVVAITIAAIVGPSIWNLICIIGFLSWPGIARIIRAEILSLKKNDYIMAAKAMGLNDGEIIINHLMPNVISPIIVAATLAIAEAILSEAALSFWVWELGLQCQAGVIYCPQLRM